In the Arachis hypogaea cultivar Tifrunner chromosome 20, arahy.Tifrunner.gnm2.J5K5, whole genome shotgun sequence genome, CAGGATCAATAGTGAAGGAGCAAAGAGCAGAGATAGTAGATATAACATCAGAGAAAGCGGCAGAATTAGTAGACTCAGAATTCACATTCTTGTCAATGAGAATAGAAGGGAAAGGAAAGTGTTATACTGTAATGCGAATTCTGTATTGAATGAATTACTGATACAACTATGTCTATATATATCACTGACTCAATTACTTATGTCTACCGATAATAGGGACAATTATAACTAACTTCCTAATAGAATATAACTACTCTTTATTATCTTTACAATCTGATTTAACTCAATCAGATATTGACCGAGTTTCTTTACCTAAATCTTCTTTCACAATTCATGAAACTTACTGCAACGAATTTAACATGCCAAAAAACAAGTGTATATAGGACAACAGCACTCACAAGATCTCATTGCCATCACGACATGGTGACAGAGGAAACCCCATTATCTGTGTCACGGAAAGATAGCTCAATTATAGATCCAAAGGAAAACATATCAACTCATACAGTAGATCACAAGAATATGATTAGAGCAAACAATCAGATGAATATTAAATTCCAAAAATTTCAAACGACAGATATATGGATCAAACTATTAAACTAATAGcaaataataaactagttactcaATTTTAACAAGCCAAACTTCATGTGGAACTTCTTCTGATTACAGTCCAGCATTTCACTCAAGCTACAATCTAGATTCTGCTGCTTTAGAAGTTTGTGCCGCAACTCTAACCTTCTCTTCAGGCCATGACGAAAGAAGCAGGGATAATCAACGACTTCATCCACTTGTCTCCCCATCACGTCCACTAAAAATCCAATCCTGGGCTCTAAAGAGTTCTGTATGCTCTTGATCAGAATAGGAGGAAAACCAACAACCAAAGCAGCTATTTGTTTGTCTTGAAATCCGCATTTCTTTAAGAAATCATAATTGGGCATCAAAACCTTTTTCGCATCTCTACTTAAGATTGCTGGGAAGTTCACAGCCACCGCCTGAAGATCTAACTCACTCAGGCCTATTGACCTCAGAAACTCTGAAGTTGGTCGGAGTCTCTTATCAACACTATAACCCATTATAAACGGGTCCTTGACTATGACTTTTCCAATCATTCCATCTTTATTTAGACCAAGGCTAGCAAGGAAGTCCACAATCTCCTTCAGCTTTGTTTCGATGCTGTAGCTGATAAGCCGAGGATTGAGCAGTATCACCTTCCCTAGTTGCTTCTCGGGTATGCCTAACGCCTGAAAGAAGGCCAAAAGGGGACAAAGTTTCTCTTCGACACTGTGTGAGAGTATGTGAGGGAACTTGGCTATGGCAGAGGTGACTTCATGGGGCTTTGTTCCTAATGTCCTGAGACACTCAACCATGGGGACAATCTTCTCATTGAGGCCGAGAGCGAGGATCTTGGGGCATTTCGAAACAACAGATGGAATCTTTCTTTCTTGAATTCCAATGCTTCTCAAGTATTCCCAATTCTCATTTGCTCTCTCTTTGTTAACACTCTCAAGGCGTTTGCACCTTCTGAAAATTCCTTGTATGCTATTATCATCAAGCCCTCTATCCTTGAAAAACCACATCATGCTACTCCCATTGTGGGTGCTGCTGGTTTCCATGTTATTCTTGAAAGAGTAAAAGAAAGacatttttaattttgttggGCAGACATGGCTTAACAACTAAGATAACAGAGGCTAACAAGTAACAATAATATTGCTTTGAGAAGTAATGATACACACATCAACAAATTTGAGAGACTCATTATCAATCACAATTCATAGGGAACTAagaataattttacaaaaaattttgaaagaaaaaacagTGGTGTTCTTTTTAATATGTCTGGTTTCATATGCAATTGGAGTCCATTGTGCATCAGAATTCGCAAATagtaatgaaaattttaataacaaaagttattcaaaaagaaaaaatgaggagGTTATCTCTTACTTGCGGTTGTGGTGTGAGGTGGGAGCAGAGCAAAGCTgataagagaagagaaaaaaaattgggtCAATGGAGAAACAGGAAGTGATAATCTCAGAAATTGAGTTAAGCTAAGCTATGCTATGCTTCGCCTCATTGTGAGAGAGCGAGTGTGGCTAAAAGGAAGAAACAACCTCTTCCAATGTGATGATGATGGGATTACAACTTTTCACACACTGAAGTACAATGCTACCCTCTCAACACTAATATCAAGGAAGGAAATTTCTTTGGTGAAGAGTAGAATTGGGTGAAGAGTGAAGATTTTTACTAAATTTAGAATGAATATGTGCATTGCACatgataaatttttattgatgaaCTTTTTCTGTTCTAAAAAAGCAATCTTTATCCTTCACTAAAATTTCACTCTTTACCTTAGCATTACCCTTAAAGGAATGAGGCCGTTCTCCTTATTCTCTATGATTTTCTTTCAACAAAAACCTTTTATAGGTTTCcgaacaaaacaaacaaaacataaatgaaataaTTTTGGAGGAAAGCATGACTTTAAAGGACTCTATTCAAAATAAGAagtgtttatttttattgagttaacTCCAGAGAATGGTCTTAAATTCACGTGATAACGATTTCCCTGAAACTACAATGTGAACTATGATATTTATTATGTTGTTGAAATGAGATTATTGAGAGTTAAATTCGCCAATTGCCACAACTGAAAAGTATGAAATTAATTCTTCCCTTTGCATGACTGCATCTTCAAATTCTCACAAATATAATATCTGAGAATAGTGGAGATTTACAtgcaattatttttatgtgaagttaataatTCAGACCTATTAGATTATTTAACAAATTTAGCTAAATTATCATTTGACAATCCTCAACTATCATAGTACTAAGTACTAAGGAATTTGAAATTAGGTATTCTAAGTACTAAGAAGTTTGAAAATCTACTTCTAGTTCCACTATTTAAATTAGTGCATAAAATTTTCAGTTCAGTTTACCGTTTAATAATAGTTAGTTCAGTTGTTTTTTAAGTGATAACAAGcttaaaatagttaaattatatGTATCTC is a window encoding:
- the LOC112784161 gene encoding transcription termination factor MTERF6, chloroplastic/mitochondrial encodes the protein METSSTHNGSSMMWFFKDRGLDDNSIQGIFRRCKRLESVNKERANENWEYLRSIGIQERKIPSVVSKCPKILALGLNEKIVPMVECLRTLGTKPHEVTSAIAKFPHILSHSVEEKLCPLLAFFQALGIPEKQLGKVILLNPRLISYSIETKLKEIVDFLASLGLNKDGMIGKVIVKDPFIMGYSVDKRLRPTSEFLRSIGLSELDLQAVAVNFPAILSRDAKKVLMPNYDFLKKCGFQDKQIAALVVGFPPILIKSIQNSLEPRIGFLVDVMGRQVDEVVDYPCFFRHGLKRRLELRHKLLKQQNLDCSLSEMLDCNQKKFHMKFGLLKLSN